In Nitrospirota bacterium, a single window of DNA contains:
- a CDS encoding RNA methyltransferase gives MNKASENIYFVLIEPKEPGNIGASARAIKNMGFSNLILVNPEGHLTIDAYLFAHGAEDVLEQAVVCTSFEEAVGQMHLVIGLSRRFGKTRGVFKPVNEAAKTILSSALEGKVAFLFGRENNGLNNKEVESCAFIAFIPTSNAQPSLNLSQAVLLTAYELSNIFVLDSTFKVKPKATTYQLTQLYGRIEDTLNAAGYGNRGSHDLKSEVMRNIKHLLGRCGMMVWEVDMIHGILSYINNKISEEG, from the coding sequence GTGAATAAGGCTTCAGAGAATATATATTTTGTTTTGATTGAGCCCAAAGAGCCCGGCAATATAGGGGCATCTGCCCGGGCTATAAAAAACATGGGATTTTCTAATCTAATTTTGGTAAACCCAGAAGGGCACCTGACTATAGATGCCTACCTGTTTGCCCACGGCGCTGAGGATGTCCTGGAGCAGGCTGTTGTCTGCACGAGCTTTGAAGAGGCGGTGGGACAGATGCACCTTGTCATAGGATTGTCAAGGCGTTTTGGTAAAACACGCGGTGTTTTTAAGCCTGTTAACGAGGCCGCTAAGACCATACTCTCCAGTGCTTTAGAGGGCAAGGTAGCATTTCTCTTTGGACGTGAGAACAATGGACTTAACAACAAGGAGGTGGAATCCTGCGCCTTTATTGCTTTTATTCCGACCTCCAACGCTCAACCCTCGCTTAACCTGTCTCAGGCAGTCCTTCTTACGGCATATGAGCTTTCAAATATTTTTGTATTAGATTCCACTTTTAAGGTAAAACCAAAGGCCACCACTTATCAGTTGACTCAACTGTATGGTAGAATCGAGGATACTCTTAATGCGGCAGGGTACGGTAACCGCGGCAGCCATGATCTAAAGTCAGAGGTTATGCGAAACATAAAACACCTGCTTGGCCGTTGTGGTATGATGGTGTGGGAGGTTGATATGATTCACGGAATACTTAGTTATATAAACAATAAAATCTCAGAGGAGGGTTAG
- a CDS encoding L,D-transpeptidase family protein, translating into MYNLTGAVLSIFLLLAGGNTFAAGTFSLNDPSRQIIGVEQSYKVTDKEDTLHDIALAYGIGYNAIVSANSSVDPWLPDVGSTIRIPTRWIIPEFLNEGILINLAEMRLYFFFKFKDHKFVKTFPIGVGDEGYSTPVGTLHVAGKVVNPVWKVPQHIRDEYPHLPALVQPGPDNPLGKYWLQLSIRGYGIHGNNIAYSVGHRASSGCIRMYNDQVENLFEYVKVNDIVKIIYEPVKVAKQDNKVYIEVHNNYNEDNITKGEVLSELAFKKLSGKGLLKYVDTGLLNSAIKEATGLPTVISK; encoded by the coding sequence ATGTACAACTTGACAGGTGCTGTATTAAGCATATTTCTTTTGTTAGCAGGTGGAAATACTTTTGCTGCAGGGACTTTCTCACTTAATGATCCCTCAAGGCAAATCATAGGAGTTGAACAGTCATACAAGGTGACTGATAAAGAAGATACACTTCATGATATTGCACTTGCTTATGGAATAGGTTATAACGCCATAGTTTCCGCAAACAGTAGCGTGGATCCGTGGCTTCCTGATGTCGGCTCAACCATCAGAATCCCCACACGATGGATTATCCCGGAATTCCTAAACGAGGGAATTCTCATAAATCTGGCAGAGATGAGGCTTTACTTCTTTTTTAAATTCAAAGATCACAAGTTTGTCAAGACCTTTCCCATAGGAGTAGGCGATGAGGGATATTCAACCCCAGTTGGTACACTCCATGTAGCGGGCAAGGTAGTTAACCCAGTGTGGAAAGTGCCTCAGCACATACGCGATGAGTATCCCCATCTGCCAGCCTTAGTACAGCCGGGACCTGACAATCCTCTTGGCAAATACTGGCTACAGCTTTCAATAAGAGGCTATGGCATTCACGGCAACAACATAGCTTATAGTGTTGGCCACAGGGCAAGCAGCGGCTGCATAAGAATGTACAACGATCAGGTAGAGAATTTGTTTGAATATGTTAAGGTTAATGATATAGTGAAAATCATTTATGAGCCGGTAAAAGTAGCAAAACAGGACAATAAAGTATATATTGAAGTTCACAACAACTACAACGAGGACAACATAACCAAAGGAGAAGTACTATCTGAGTTAGCCTTTAAGAAACTTAGTGGGAAAGGCCTGCTTAAATACGTTGATACCGGCTT